GGGGCAGAGAGGGGCGGGAAGGGCCATGGCGCGCACCATTGTGGCGCTTGTTGAACGCTCGTGTGCACGGCGATGGGCTGTTGTGGTGCCTGCTGACGTTGTGTGGCGCACGCCAGCAGCCCACGAACAACCGGACTACTTATCTACCGATTTAACGTCGTGCCCGGTGCCGAGAATGAAGCGCCAGGACATTGTGTCCTGGCATCATCTCAAGGAGTGGTCATGGCTATCAGATTGTCACGCGAAGAGCGGGCAGCCAGTTCGAACCGTGGGGCTGCAAAGTTGCCCACGCTAAGCCCGGCGTTTATCAAGGAAACCGATGCGGCCTACTGGGCGCATTTGCACATCGGCGAACGCCGTGATGTGGAGTACGGCGGGGTGATCGTGCGCGATGCAGCCGGCCTGTATTTCGCAAGTTACCCGTTCCAGGGTGGGACCCTGCAGTTTGATCTGCGCGATGTATTGGCGTTGGGAGACGATGGCCTCTTTCTACAGCCGTCGGGCTATACCTGTGTGGCCAGTTACCACTCCCATCCTGCGCAACATGCACATATCAATAGCCGAAACCCCAGTTTCGATGAGCGTATGACCAAGGCATTTCTTGGGTTTTTCTCCGGTACGGACTTTTACTCGGATGTGTATGAGCGTAATTTTTTCCCCTCGGCTTATTTGTCCGGCCCGGACGGTTCGCTGATTCGCCACACCCCCAGCGGTTCGCCGGCGGAATTCAGTTTTGCATTGTGGGTACAGGCCGGGAAGCCTGCCAACAGCCCCGTGGGGGTTTACGGCCCCTTTGATCAGTTCATCAAGAAGGTTTCCAGCTTCGGCTCGCTGAGCTTTATCGTGTCAACCGATTGGTGGGGAGGCTCCGTCGGGCGGGTCCCGGCTGATTGGGTAGTGTTCGAACCCTTTGCCTCCTCCGAAGTCACCGAGCAACCGTTGTGTTCAAGTGTCTACGACCAGGCGAAGCTGGCGGTGATGACGGCGCTACCTTCGCCGGCGCCAGAGTCTCAGGTGGGTTTTGTGCTCAAGCACCTCACCCAAGAACGCTACGTGGCCACCGTGGCAGCCCCCGGGCATGCGCCGTTGTTTGCGTTGGATGGCGTGTTTCCAAAAGGCCCTGACGGTACGCCGCAATTGCCTTTCGACTATCGCCTGGAGGCCATTTACTTCAGCGACTGGTACGCCAAAGAGGAGGTGTCGGCCCGGGAAGACTGGCTCGCCAGTGTGTTTTTCTCCCCGGCACAGGTGGTCGCGGCGATTCAACAGGGGCAAAGCACTGAGAAGTTGCACGCTCCCAGCCGTGGGCTGGACCTGTACATGCGAGCCTTGGACCACACCCTACTTCAACTCAAGGTGCCTTCGGCGGCGTTGTCCACCGAGCTGTTCAAGCGCGCGAGTGACGGCACGATCAATGACAACGGCGCCCAGGCGGCGCTGACCGCAGGCACCTTGAGCCCGCGCAACTATGTGCGCAGGGTGATCGACGCCACGCCGCTGTGGGTGGTGCAGTCCGGAGGGCTGTGGCATGAAGTGGGCAGTGTGGATAATCGCTCGGCGTTGTTGAGCCCACTTTACTCGGCCACACTGAGTCACTCGTTTTTCTCCGCCCGTGATGCGGCAGTGTATGCCCATGAGCAAGTCGGCCATCAACGCAGCTTCTACTACGGAGGCTATGTACTAAAGAGCACGGATGGCCGTTTTGTGATCACCCAACCGCTGGAAAGTGTGGTGCATCCTTTTGCGTCCACGCTGTTTTTTCCGGTGAACGAACCTGGCCCGCTGATTCCGCCAGAGTCTTACGAACTGCATGCCCGTTATGGCTCCCACACGGAGCTGTCGATGGTCGACCCCGAGTGGGTCAAACAGCGGGGCTGGTCACGGGACGAAGCCTTGATTAACTTGCAGGTGTTTTCCACCGAAGAGATGTACTCGATCATTCAGGATCGACGGGTGGCGTACTTGTCCGGGGCTGAGGACTGCCTGTTGGAGTACACGCCGAATCAGTCGCCTGAAGAAGCGTTGCTGCTGGCCAATATCGCGCCTGGTGCCGGGGAGAACAGCCTGGGGCGGCGCCTCGATCGCGGTGAGATCCGGCCGGGCGATTGGGTGCGGCGCCTGGCCGTGGCTGGGGAGTTCAAGATCGTTCAGGGCAATGCATTGTGGGGGCCACGTTCGGTGGTCTACAGCGATTGGTCGCCCAATTTTACCTATGCCCCACGATCCGGTCCGCCTGATTACATAACCTATGGCGGTATCTTTACCAGCGCCGATGAGGCGGCTCGAGACGTGCAATCGCGAGTGCAGGGGCGTCGGTTGCCGGAAGAGGCGTGCTTTGCCTTTGTGCTCAAGCATGAAAGCTGGCTACAGTTCATCGCCACCGAAGTGGTTGGCGCGCGCACCGTAGAAGAACTGTTCAAACTGAACCGTCTGTTTCCCCGTGTACACCGGCGGGACCTCTACCGACTGCCCGAGGGGTTTAGGCTGCATTCCTTATTCCGCTCGCAGCAATGGTCGCCTCACTGGCTGTCGGGCGCCTCTGGCTGGTTAACACAGCATTTCGTCATGCCCGACGTATTGTTGGCCGCGCTCACTCGCGCTCTGGAGGATGAAAATGCACGCATGGCGATTTACTTTTCCACGCTTGACGGCGCGCTGTTACGGTATAGACCCTCGCCTATAAACCTGGAAAAGGGTGGCGAGGCCGACCGCTTACTGGGGGAGGCAAAAACCCAACTGGCTTCCGGTGCGAAGACACCGCAGGCGTTTATCCAGGACTGGGCGGCCAGGGGCGACCTGCAAGTGGTGCGTGTCAGCCTTTACTGGGACAAGGTCGGGCTGGTCGGTACTGAGTGGAACGGCTATGAACACATTGCGCCGCGCCGTTTGACCCCGTGTTTCGCGTTTGCCGATGATGCCGTGCGCCACGCCCAGACATTGGTCGGTAATGGGCACAAACGCACGTATGGCGGGGTCGTCCTGCAGTTGGTCAATGGGCTGTTTGTAGCGACAGAGCCCCTGCTGATTCCTCCTCAGGGCGCGACACTGAGTTGGGTCTACCCCGATGCTACGATTGCTACCGGGCTTTACCCAGGTGGCAGTACCCTCGTTGCCAACTACCGGTCGTTGCCGGAGCGAGAGGTGCCCATACTGCTGTCGCCGACGCAAAAAGCCGTTTACCAAAGCATGATTCCCACTGAGGTACTGGCTCATCTACTGCGCCAGACCACTAAGATCAAACGTCAATACGTGTTCGGCCCCACCGGTTCGATACTCAGCTATCAATTGTCAGACACTATTGATGAGGCGCAGCTCAAAAAAAGCCTGAATCTCAATGGCCGCTACACCGGCGACTTCGTTGACAATTTCGCAGAACAGAAAATGCGTACCCAAGCCCTGCTGCCTCAGGACTTCGTCGAGAGTGTGGTCCGCGCCGGCGAGTTGCGCGTGGTGCAGGGCGATACCTTGTGGGGTAGCCCCAGGCTGTTAAGACCCAGGTTTGCACTGAATCAATATCAGGCCAAGCCATGGGAGGTTATCTCGGCGGTTGCTGACGCGCCGTGCGGTCCGATTTTTACCCGTGCTTTGGATGCCGTGCGGCATATTCAGCGCCGTTGGCAGCCACAGGCGCGTGTTGCCATCGGTTATGTACTCAAGGCCTTCGGGCGGGAGTTTTACATGGCCACCCAGCCCCAGCTCAGAGATAGTCATGAGAATTTGAGGGCGATTTTCCTTGATGGAAAAGTACCCCAGGGTTATTCGATTATTGGCGTGTATTTGTGTGCGTCGACCGAAACGATCGCTACGGCTGACGATGCAATGGCCCAGCATTTTTTTGCACCAGCGAGGATTGCCCAAGCGCTGCAGTTCATGACCACGCCTCGCAACGGGAACACGTTGCCGTTGTACCTGCTGTGCGCTGACGGCGCGCTGCTTGGGTATACCGTGCCCAAGACGGCGTCCGTGTCGGAACGCCTGGAAAAGGTGAGTCAGGACGCCACGCAACTGCGAGATGGCACGCTGACGGTGCGTGACTATGTCGTCAAGTTGGCTGAGCTCGGTGAGTTGCAAGTCAGGCTCACTAGTGAAATATGGGGGCGCAAGGAGCGTGTCAATGCGCAGTGGCAGCCCAAGCGGGCGGCCCACACGTTTACCAGTGATCCCTATTTCCATTCGTTCTGCGGGCCGCTGTTCTTCTTTGCCGACGACGCCGCGCGTTATGCCCAGCAGTTGATCGCGCCGTTCCACGCCAAGACGTATCTGGGGGCCCTGCTGGTGCCCCCGCGCCTATCGGGGTTTGTTGCGATTGACCCTGTGGAAGACCGGCCCGGGCTTGGCAACAGTACGCTGGAGTGGTTCTTCTGGCTCGGGCACGCCGGGTTCGACATACCGGCGGGTCACGACCTGCATGACTACAAAATTGCTGCGGTGCATGCGTTCTTCAAGTCAATCCCGTACACCAGCAGTCTCAAACCACTGGACATCAGCCTGCTACCCAATTTTGTCTCCACGCAGGATCTGAACAACTACCTGTCGGTGGTCATCAGCAATCTCCCTGATGCCCAATGCATCTACCTATCTTGCCGGGGGGGTGGCCTGCTCAAGTACGTACCCGCAGTGTCGAGCGCGGAGTCGACACTGCTTAGCGCTCGGGCGGAGCCTGCGCCCAGTGCATTGGTCAGTCATTTGTGCCGTTTGGGCAGCTTGTCGGTATTGATCACTGACACGTTCTGGAAAAGGCGAGGGGTGCTGGGGGTCGAATGGGCAACGGTCAGTGGGGAGGCCGGCGAGCCCTGGTATGGGCGTGCAAAAGACGAACTCTAATCTCAGCGCCTGCGCATCAACCCGATAAAAAACAACCCGCCAATCGCCGCTGTGGCCACTCCGATGGGCAGGTCTTCGGGGGCGATCAGCGTGCGCGCAGCCACATCGACCCAGACCAGGAACAGGCTGCCGAGGAGCGCGCACACCGGCAGTAACCGTCGATGCTCGGCGCCCACCAGGCGCCGGGCAATGTGCGGGATCATCAGGCCGACAAAACCGATGGAGCCACTGATGGAGACCAGCACGCCGGTCATCAGCGAGGCCACCAGAAATACCTTCAGCCGCACGTTGCGCGCATTCAGGCCCAGGGTCACGGCGGTCTGTTCGCCGGCCATCAGTGCATTCAATGGGCGAGCCATGCCCACCAGTACCAACAGGCCCATCAGCACTGTGGCGGCGGGAATCGCCAGCAGTTCCCAACGTGCCAGGCCCAAGCCGCCGAGCATCCAGAACATCACCGCCGAGGCGGCGCGATGGTCGCCCATGAACAACAGCAGATTGGCTGCCGCCATCATTACAAACGACACCGCCACGCCGCACAGCAGCAGGCGATCACTCTCCAGCCGGCCGTTGCGACTGGCCACTGCCAGCACCACCAGCATGCTCAGCAGTGCGCCGATAAAGGCGGCGATGGGCAACGTGAGCAAGCCGACGACTTCGCCCACATGCAGCACCACAATCACCGCGCCGAGGGTGGCGCCGGAGGTCACGCCGAGCAGGTGCGGGTCGGCCAGCGGGTTGCGCGTGACGGCCTGCAATACCGCGCCGATCAATGCCAACCCGGCGCCCACCAACGCGCCCAGCAACATGCGTGGTACTCGGATCAGCCAAACAATGTGTTCCTGCCCGGCG
The genomic region above belongs to Pseudomonas azotoformans and contains:
- a CDS encoding FecCD family ABC transporter permease, which codes for MISRRYALLLIVLAVVLFVSCVISLGFGPARVPVDVVWRIVVYKTCGIGEVNWPAGQEHIVWLIRVPRMLLGALVGAGLALIGAVLQAVTRNPLADPHLLGVTSGATLGAVIVVLHVGEVVGLLTLPIAAFIGALLSMLVVLAVASRNGRLESDRLLLCGVAVSFVMMAAANLLLFMGDHRAASAVMFWMLGGLGLARWELLAIPAATVLMGLLVLVGMARPLNALMAGEQTAVTLGLNARNVRLKVFLVASLMTGVLVSISGSIGFVGLMIPHIARRLVGAEHRRLLPVCALLGSLFLVWVDVAARTLIAPEDLPIGVATAAIGGLFFIGLMRRR
- a CDS encoding DUF4329 domain-containing protein — translated: MAIRLSREERAASSNRGAAKLPTLSPAFIKETDAAYWAHLHIGERRDVEYGGVIVRDAAGLYFASYPFQGGTLQFDLRDVLALGDDGLFLQPSGYTCVASYHSHPAQHAHINSRNPSFDERMTKAFLGFFSGTDFYSDVYERNFFPSAYLSGPDGSLIRHTPSGSPAEFSFALWVQAGKPANSPVGVYGPFDQFIKKVSSFGSLSFIVSTDWWGGSVGRVPADWVVFEPFASSEVTEQPLCSSVYDQAKLAVMTALPSPAPESQVGFVLKHLTQERYVATVAAPGHAPLFALDGVFPKGPDGTPQLPFDYRLEAIYFSDWYAKEEVSAREDWLASVFFSPAQVVAAIQQGQSTEKLHAPSRGLDLYMRALDHTLLQLKVPSAALSTELFKRASDGTINDNGAQAALTAGTLSPRNYVRRVIDATPLWVVQSGGLWHEVGSVDNRSALLSPLYSATLSHSFFSARDAAVYAHEQVGHQRSFYYGGYVLKSTDGRFVITQPLESVVHPFASTLFFPVNEPGPLIPPESYELHARYGSHTELSMVDPEWVKQRGWSRDEALINLQVFSTEEMYSIIQDRRVAYLSGAEDCLLEYTPNQSPEEALLLANIAPGAGENSLGRRLDRGEIRPGDWVRRLAVAGEFKIVQGNALWGPRSVVYSDWSPNFTYAPRSGPPDYITYGGIFTSADEAARDVQSRVQGRRLPEEACFAFVLKHESWLQFIATEVVGARTVEELFKLNRLFPRVHRRDLYRLPEGFRLHSLFRSQQWSPHWLSGASGWLTQHFVMPDVLLAALTRALEDENARMAIYFSTLDGALLRYRPSPINLEKGGEADRLLGEAKTQLASGAKTPQAFIQDWAARGDLQVVRVSLYWDKVGLVGTEWNGYEHIAPRRLTPCFAFADDAVRHAQTLVGNGHKRTYGGVVLQLVNGLFVATEPLLIPPQGATLSWVYPDATIATGLYPGGSTLVANYRSLPEREVPILLSPTQKAVYQSMIPTEVLAHLLRQTTKIKRQYVFGPTGSILSYQLSDTIDEAQLKKSLNLNGRYTGDFVDNFAEQKMRTQALLPQDFVESVVRAGELRVVQGDTLWGSPRLLRPRFALNQYQAKPWEVISAVADAPCGPIFTRALDAVRHIQRRWQPQARVAIGYVLKAFGREFYMATQPQLRDSHENLRAIFLDGKVPQGYSIIGVYLCASTETIATADDAMAQHFFAPARIAQALQFMTTPRNGNTLPLYLLCADGALLGYTVPKTASVSERLEKVSQDATQLRDGTLTVRDYVVKLAELGELQVRLTSEIWGRKERVNAQWQPKRAAHTFTSDPYFHSFCGPLFFFADDAARYAQQLIAPFHAKTYLGALLVPPRLSGFVAIDPVEDRPGLGNSTLEWFFWLGHAGFDIPAGHDLHDYKIAAVHAFFKSIPYTSSLKPLDISLLPNFVSTQDLNNYLSVVISNLPDAQCIYLSCRGGGLLKYVPAVSSAESTLLSARAEPAPSALVSHLCRLGSLSVLITDTFWKRRGVLGVEWATVSGEAGEPWYGRAKDEL